A single Actinomadura algeriensis DNA region contains:
- a CDS encoding TetR family transcriptional regulator, producing MARIASARLSAEPSSPEQHDRRQRILRAAMRIGGEKPLERVQMHEVAKAAGVAIGTLYRYFPSKVHLFTAVMAAQVDRFGEAVRPPAPGTDPEDAVADLLVAASRTLLAQPLLSASMLQAANSANAATVVDTARIDTTFNEFVLMAIGIDVPTAQDVRLVRLLMQCWYGVLQMSLNGRASMADVESDIRMACRLLLAPRSNTSG from the coding sequence GTGGCGAGGATCGCGTCGGCCAGGCTTTCGGCCGAGCCCAGCTCGCCGGAGCAGCATGACAGGCGGCAGCGCATCCTGCGCGCCGCGATGCGCATCGGCGGCGAGAAACCCCTCGAACGCGTGCAGATGCACGAGGTCGCGAAGGCCGCCGGGGTCGCCATCGGCACCCTGTACCGGTACTTCCCCTCGAAGGTACACCTGTTCACGGCGGTGATGGCCGCGCAGGTCGACCGGTTCGGGGAGGCCGTCCGCCCGCCCGCGCCCGGCACCGACCCGGAGGACGCGGTCGCCGACCTGCTCGTCGCCGCCAGCCGGACCCTGCTGGCCCAGCCGCTGCTGTCGGCGTCGATGCTGCAGGCGGCCAACAGCGCGAACGCCGCGACCGTCGTGGACACCGCCAGGATCGACACCACGTTCAACGAGTTCGTGCTCATGGCCATCGGCATCGACGTGCCCACGGCGCAGGACGTCCGGCTGGTGCGGCTGCTCATGCAGTGCTGGTACGGGGTGCTGCAGATGAGCCTGAACGGCCGGGCGTCCATGGCGGACGTCGAGAGCGACATCCGGATGGCGTGCCGACTGCTGCTCGCGCCCCGCTCCAACACGTCCGGCTGA
- a CDS encoding FAD-dependent oxidoreductase — translation MGEWSDEYDVVVAGSGAAALAGALAAAAGGRRTAVLEKTALLGGTTAYAGASIWLPGSRVQERAGIDDDSTETARTYLKALLGDDAAELREAFLEAAPRVVEFLESDPAVEFEWQAFPEYYDAPGRTARGRSFVPKPLPIERLGELAALVRPPVDRDRAGLSHDPSAPLAQGRALIGRLALAFTNTGRGDVRTGTALTSLVVEDGRVVGVEARGPDGPVRLRARHGVLLAAGGFESSAALREERAVAGSAEWTMAPEGSNTGEAIAAAVAAGAATGNLHEAWFCPGLVTPDGRAAFTLGFRGGLIVDGTGRRFANESLPYDRMGREMAAATGPLHLIFDAKSKGVPAITIPAADPEEHLAAGTWVKAGTLAELAAKIGVPGDALAATVERFNGFAAKGADEDFHRGEDIYDRYFTGGGHGLVAVDEGPFCAARMVVSDLGTKGGLRIDPDARVLDASDRPIPGLYAAGNTTASFTGPIYPGPGVPIGTGMAFAYRAVQAMTSEEK, via the coding sequence GTGGGCGAATGGTCTGACGAATACGACGTGGTGGTGGCCGGCTCGGGCGCCGCCGCGCTGGCCGGGGCGCTCGCCGCGGCGGCGGGCGGGCGGCGCACGGCCGTCCTGGAGAAGACGGCGCTGCTGGGCGGGACGACCGCGTACGCGGGCGCGTCGATCTGGCTGCCGGGCAGCCGGGTGCAGGAGCGCGCCGGGATCGACGACGACTCGACCGAGACGGCCCGCACCTACCTGAAGGCGCTGCTCGGGGACGACGCCGCCGAGCTGCGCGAGGCGTTCCTCGAGGCCGCGCCCCGGGTCGTCGAGTTCCTGGAGAGCGACCCGGCCGTCGAGTTCGAGTGGCAGGCGTTCCCCGAGTACTACGACGCGCCCGGACGGACGGCGCGCGGCCGCTCGTTCGTGCCGAAGCCGCTGCCGATCGAGCGGCTCGGCGAGCTCGCGGCGCTCGTCCGTCCGCCCGTGGACCGCGACCGGGCCGGGCTGTCGCACGACCCGTCCGCCCCGCTGGCGCAGGGCCGGGCGCTGATCGGGCGGCTGGCGCTGGCGTTCACGAACACCGGGCGCGGCGACGTCCGCACCGGCACGGCGCTGACCTCGCTGGTCGTGGAGGACGGGCGGGTCGTCGGCGTCGAGGCGCGGGGCCCGGACGGGCCGGTGCGGCTGCGGGCGCGGCACGGGGTGCTGCTCGCGGCGGGCGGGTTCGAGTCGTCGGCCGCGCTGCGGGAGGAGCGCGCGGTGGCGGGCTCGGCCGAGTGGACGATGGCGCCGGAGGGATCGAACACCGGCGAGGCGATCGCGGCGGCCGTCGCCGCCGGGGCGGCCACCGGAAACCTGCACGAGGCGTGGTTCTGCCCGGGTCTCGTCACCCCGGACGGGCGCGCCGCGTTCACCCTCGGGTTCCGCGGGGGGCTCATCGTGGACGGGACGGGCCGCCGGTTCGCCAACGAGTCGCTGCCCTACGACCGGATGGGGCGCGAGATGGCCGCCGCGACCGGCCCCCTGCACCTGATCTTCGACGCGAAGTCGAAGGGCGTGCCCGCGATCACGATCCCCGCCGCCGACCCCGAGGAGCATCTGGCGGCCGGGACCTGGGTGAAGGCCGGCACGCTCGCGGAGCTCGCCGCGAAGATCGGCGTCCCGGGCGACGCGCTCGCCGCGACCGTCGAGCGGTTCAACGGGTTCGCGGCCAAGGGCGCCGACGAGGACTTCCACCGCGGCGAGGACATCTACGACCGGTACTTCACGGGCGGCGGGCACGGCCTCGTCGCCGTCGACGAGGGCCCGTTCTGCGCGGCGCGGATGGTCGTCAGCGACCTCGGCACCAAGGGCGGGCTCCGCATCGACCCCGACGCCCGCGTGCTCGACGCGTCGGACCGTCCGATCCCCGGCCTGTACGCGGCGGGCAACACCACCGCGTCGTTCACCGGCCCGATCTACCCGGGCCCGGGCGTGCCGATCGGCACCGGCATGGCGTTCGCGTACCGGGCCGTCCAGGCCATGACCTCCGAGGAGAAGTGA